In Rhodanobacteraceae bacterium, a single window of DNA contains:
- a CDS encoding polysaccharide biosynthesis tyrosine autokinase encodes MRSTDFSRARAEVSLLSFWPVLVKRRSIILISIVLSTLCALVFAGLVTPKYRATALLQFERQPSDTVNVSGVTPLEETGDGEFYETQLQLLTTRSVAEAVASSILSDDPALAVLNRRSIWQVFTGKVSGQSASEVQGDTADGDREELIAQIRAGLVIDPVIDSKTAETMRWHNLWGIDRPGYVVSPWVPSLLVRLHFDSPDAALSARIANAFATELLRSQAERRKEVNAFAKEFLRDRLEQIRVMLEDSESALAGHARSEGVIKVSERASLSSEDLTALVSSLSSARQERINAQSRLRTSRRADAYSHPLLLQNANIQSMRSERARLEAEYQKNLLIYRPEYPELLLIKNQITRLDQQLVDEITAFKRELEANLAQAQDKEAMLQSAVNSLSQEVLALQGRRGSFTVLERDAAANRQLYATLLQRYREIDALSNLQSRNISVVDSALVPDAPYDPNLRVYLGWGAALGLFLGLLLASFLEFIDAKVKRPEQIESLFGVGVLGVIPKVQGRRPLEMLRNLRSTFSEAYRSARTSLEFSTDSGSPRCLLVTSPSPGDGKSTTALALAREYALLGRRVLLIDADLRNPSLHRILGGKNRIGLSSYLSGAVKPAGIIRPTRIRRLIFIPSGPVPVNPAELLAGEKMAALLALVGSKFDQVIIDGPPILGLADAPILASMASGTLVVIASDSARIATARMALKRLVDVRGHIVGALMTKFASPASVHGAEYIGDMNYSYGEPVGARRNA; translated from the coding sequence ATGCGCTCGACTGATTTTTCGAGGGCACGCGCCGAAGTTTCCCTGCTGAGCTTCTGGCCGGTGCTGGTTAAGCGGCGATCGATCATTTTGATATCGATCGTACTATCGACGCTCTGCGCACTGGTGTTTGCCGGACTAGTCACGCCCAAGTATCGCGCCACCGCCTTGCTGCAGTTTGAGAGACAGCCCAGCGATACGGTCAACGTTTCAGGCGTTACTCCCCTTGAGGAAACGGGTGACGGCGAGTTCTACGAGACCCAATTGCAACTGCTGACGACCCGCAGCGTCGCCGAGGCCGTGGCTTCTTCGATCCTCTCAGACGATCCTGCGCTGGCCGTGCTCAATCGCCGATCTATCTGGCAGGTGTTCACCGGCAAAGTGTCCGGACAATCTGCGTCCGAGGTTCAGGGCGACACCGCGGATGGCGATCGCGAAGAGTTGATCGCGCAGATCCGGGCTGGTCTGGTCATAGATCCGGTCATCGATTCGAAAACGGCCGAAACCATGCGCTGGCACAATCTGTGGGGTATCGACAGGCCAGGATACGTGGTTTCGCCATGGGTTCCTTCGCTGCTGGTCCGGTTGCACTTCGATAGTCCTGACGCTGCGCTTTCTGCCCGTATTGCCAATGCGTTTGCGACGGAGTTGTTGCGCTCGCAAGCTGAGCGGCGCAAGGAGGTCAACGCTTTTGCCAAGGAGTTTCTGCGAGATCGTCTGGAGCAGATCCGGGTCATGCTTGAGGATTCGGAGTCGGCGCTGGCCGGTCATGCCCGCAGCGAGGGCGTGATCAAGGTTTCCGAACGCGCTTCCTTGTCCTCGGAAGACCTGACGGCATTGGTGAGTTCTTTGTCCTCTGCCCGGCAGGAGCGCATCAATGCCCAGTCTCGCCTGCGGACATCACGTCGAGCCGATGCCTATTCACACCCTTTGCTGCTGCAGAACGCGAATATCCAGAGCATGCGCAGCGAACGCGCAAGGCTGGAGGCCGAGTACCAGAAGAATCTGCTGATCTATCGCCCTGAATATCCCGAGCTGCTATTGATCAAGAACCAGATCACCCGCCTGGATCAGCAACTGGTCGACGAGATCACGGCCTTCAAGCGCGAACTGGAGGCCAATCTCGCGCAGGCCCAGGACAAGGAAGCCATGTTGCAGTCGGCGGTGAACTCATTGTCCCAGGAGGTGCTGGCGCTGCAAGGTCGACGCGGGAGTTTCACTGTGCTGGAGCGAGATGCGGCTGCTAATCGGCAGCTGTACGCGACACTGCTGCAGCGTTACCGCGAAATCGATGCCTTGTCCAATCTGCAATCGAGAAACATCAGTGTAGTGGATTCCGCGCTGGTGCCGGACGCTCCCTATGACCCTAACTTGAGGGTCTACCTCGGCTGGGGTGCTGCACTGGGTCTGTTTCTGGGCCTGTTGCTGGCGTCATTCCTGGAGTTCATCGATGCCAAGGTCAAGCGGCCCGAACAGATCGAAAGCCTGTTTGGAGTCGGCGTGCTGGGTGTCATTCCGAAGGTACAGGGGCGCCGCCCCCTGGAAATGTTGCGAAATCTTCGCTCAACATTTTCTGAAGCCTATCGATCGGCCCGGACTTCTCTGGAGTTTTCCACGGATTCCGGTTCGCCGCGCTGCCTGCTGGTGACCAGCCCGTCGCCAGGTGATGGAAAAAGTACAACCGCCCTGGCCCTGGCGCGCGAGTACGCGCTTCTCGGACGACGGGTACTGCTGATCGACGCCGATCTGCGCAATCCCTCGCTGCATCGCATACTGGGTGGCAAGAACAGGATTGGACTCAGCAGTTACCTATCCGGCGCCGTGAAACCCGCCGGCATCATCAGGCCTACGAGAATACGTCGACTCATCTTCATTCCATCCGGACCCGTTCCCGTCAATCCGGCGGAACTGCTCGCCGGGGAAAAGATGGCCGCCCTGTTGGCGCTGGTGGGGTCCAAGTTCGATCAAGTGATCATCGACGGCCCGCCGATCCTGGGGTTGGCTGACGCGCCCATTCTGGCAAGCATGGCCAGTGGAACACTGGTAGTGATTGCGTCCGATTCAGCGCGGATTGC
- the ssb gene encoding single-stranded DNA-binding protein gives MMARGVNKVILVGNLGADPETRYTAGGGAITSIRIATSESWKDKQTGEQQERTEWHRVKFFGRLAEIAGEYLRKGRQVYIEGSIRTDKYTDKEGIERFSTDIIANELQMLGTGGEGGGGGERSGGGSRGPSERPQRSAGPSSSGGQSSRPEPRREAPPPDDFDDDIPF, from the coding sequence ATCATGGCTAGAGGTGTCAACAAGGTCATTCTGGTGGGCAATCTGGGTGCTGATCCGGAAACCCGCTACACCGCCGGCGGCGGCGCCATCACCAGCATTCGCATTGCCACCAGCGAAAGCTGGAAGGACAAGCAGACCGGCGAGCAGCAGGAGCGCACCGAGTGGCACCGGGTGAAGTTCTTCGGCCGCCTCGCGGAAATTGCCGGTGAATACCTGCGCAAGGGTCGTCAGGTGTACATCGAAGGCAGCATTCGCACCGACAAGTACACCGACAAGGAAGGCATCGAGCGCTTTTCCACCGACATCATTGCCAACGAGTTGCAGATGCTCGGTACCGGTGGCGAGGGCGGTGGCGGCGGCGAACGCAGCGGCGGCGGCAGCCGCGGCCCGTCCGAACGCCCGCAACGCAGCGCCGGTCCGAGTTCTTCAGGCGGCCAGAGCAGTCGCCCCGAGCCCCGCCGCGAAGCTCCGCCGCCGGATGATTTCGACGACGACATCCCGTTCTGA
- a CDS encoding polyprenyl synthetase family protein, giving the protein MNAPAATPELETAPPLNRFAAIQTLMAADMARVDALIRAELRSDVVLINQIGEHIIGAGGKRLRPLLVLLSARTGADCSESHSACLAAIVEFIHTATLLHDDVVDESGLRRGRQTANALWGNAASVLVGDFLYSRSFQMMVRLEQMSVMSVLADTTNAIAEGEVLQLLHIGDPDLSEARYFDVIRRKTAILFAAACRLGGIAAGLPQAAQDALHRYGMALGIAFQIADDVLDYVGDSAKIGKHLGDDLAEGKVTLPLIIAQRRGTAEQVDLLRAAIRDGDREALPGVIAAIRETDALDESLACAREHARSAHEALSSLPASRYRDALADLADYSISRIS; this is encoded by the coding sequence ATGAATGCTCCTGCTGCCACTCCCGAGCTGGAAACAGCTCCGCCATTGAACCGATTTGCCGCCATCCAAACGCTGATGGCGGCCGACATGGCGCGCGTCGATGCGCTGATCCGCGCCGAACTGCGCTCTGATGTGGTGCTGATCAACCAGATTGGCGAACACATCATCGGTGCCGGTGGCAAGCGCTTGCGGCCCCTGCTGGTGCTGCTGAGCGCCCGCACGGGTGCCGATTGCAGCGAGTCGCACAGCGCTTGTCTGGCGGCCATCGTGGAATTCATACACACCGCCACGCTGCTGCACGATGACGTGGTCGACGAATCCGGGCTGCGCCGCGGGCGACAGACCGCCAACGCGCTGTGGGGCAATGCCGCCAGCGTGCTGGTCGGCGATTTCCTGTACTCGCGTTCGTTCCAGATGATGGTGCGACTGGAACAGATGTCGGTGATGAGTGTGCTGGCGGACACCACCAATGCCATTGCCGAGGGCGAGGTGCTGCAGTTGCTGCACATCGGCGATCCTGACCTGTCGGAGGCCCGTTATTTCGACGTGATCCGGCGCAAGACCGCCATCCTGTTTGCGGCCGCCTGCCGACTGGGCGGCATTGCTGCCGGATTGCCTCAAGCGGCACAGGATGCCCTGCATCGCTACGGCATGGCCTTGGGCATCGCCTTCCAGATCGCCGACGACGTGCTCGACTATGTAGGCGACAGTGCGAAGATCGGCAAGCATCTGGGCGACGATCTGGCCGAGGGCAAGGTCACTCTGCCGCTGATCATCGCCCAGCGCCGCGGCACGGCTGAGCAGGTGGACTTGCTGCGCGCTGCCATCCGCGATGGTGACCGCGAAGCGCTGCCCGGCGTGATCGCGGCCATCCGCGAGACCGACGCGCTGGACGAGTCACTGGCCTGTGCCCGCGAACATGCGCGCAGCGCCCATGAGGCACTGTCGTCCTTGCCGGCTTCGCGCTATCGCGATGCACTGGCAGATCTGGCGGACTATTCGATCTCGCGCATCAGTTGA
- a CDS encoding energy transducer TonB → MPQRDTDPSAPLAHTLLKVALPAVAVSALLVLGAWWLYTGNAPDSVSPTSTDRASTTTATRTSEARPSDDPMLAARNALNEQRVLAPPGDNAVEYYLQALSQDPDNVAARQALLELIPTAADAVQGSISAGELDEAQRRLDLLKRMGISELRLNLVRNELANARAQREQQAAMALAREAESVAATNPAADVPPVRTTPIPSAAPPAAASTLRADASSAAPAQSNSPAPAMPAPAATEPVPTAATVAAPVLRVEEPRQIVDAAPAYPSQALQRRIEGVVELEFRVERDGSVSDIQVVASDPPRMFDREAVRAAQRWRFEPRRENGVAVESRVRKSLQFRLKSSRAG, encoded by the coding sequence ATGCCCCAGCGCGACACTGATCCCTCCGCACCCTTGGCGCACACCTTGCTGAAGGTGGCTTTGCCGGCCGTCGCCGTCAGCGCACTGCTGGTTCTGGGCGCCTGGTGGCTGTACACAGGCAATGCACCGGATTCCGTATCGCCGACCTCGACCGATCGCGCCAGCACAACCACCGCCACGCGCACCAGCGAGGCCAGGCCATCGGACGATCCGATGCTCGCAGCCCGCAACGCCCTCAACGAGCAACGGGTGCTGGCACCCCCGGGCGACAATGCGGTCGAGTACTACCTGCAGGCGCTGAGCCAGGATCCTGACAATGTCGCGGCACGGCAGGCCTTGCTGGAACTGATCCCGACGGCAGCCGATGCCGTACAAGGCAGCATCAGCGCGGGTGAACTGGACGAGGCGCAGCGCCGTCTGGACTTGCTCAAGCGCATGGGCATCAGCGAGCTCCGTCTGAATCTGGTCCGCAATGAGCTGGCCAACGCCAGGGCCCAGCGCGAGCAACAGGCTGCCATGGCGCTGGCCCGAGAGGCGGAGTCCGTCGCGGCAACCAATCCGGCCGCGGATGTGCCCCCCGTGCGGACTACCCCAATTCCTTCTGCCGCGCCCCCGGCAGCGGCATCGACTCTCCGCGCAGACGCCAGTTCGGCGGCACCCGCGCAGAGCAATTCACCCGCGCCAGCGATGCCCGCGCCTGCGGCCACGGAACCAGTGCCGACAGCAGCCACTGTGGCTGCGCCAGTACTGCGAGTCGAAGAGCCCCGGCAGATCGTCGACGCTGCGCCCGCCTATCCCTCGCAAGCACTGCAACGCCGGATCGAAGGCGTCGTCGAACTGGAGTTCCGGGTGGAACGAGATGGTTCGGTCAGCGACATCCAGGTGGTCGCCAGCGACCCTCCACGCATGTTCGACCGCGAAGCAGTGCGCGCGGCCCAGCGCTGGCGCTTCGAGCCGCGTCGCGAGAACGGCGTCGCCGTGGAATCGCGTGTGCGCAAATCCTTGCAATTTCGACTGAAATCGAGCCGCGCAGGCTGA